The Streptomyces spororaveus genome includes a region encoding these proteins:
- a CDS encoding M16 family metallopeptidase yields the protein MGHTATAQAGSGGLTATEHRLANGLRVVLSEDHLTPVAAVCLWYDVGSRHEVKGRTGLAHLFEHLMFQGSASVPGNGHFELVQGAGGSLNGTTSFERTNYFETMPTHQLELALWLEADRMGSLLAALDDESMENQRDVVKNERRQRYDNVPYGTAFERLTALAYPEGHPYHHTPIGSMADLDAASLEDARAFFRTYYAPNNAVLSVVGDIDPEKTLAWVEKYFGSIPAHDGKQPPRDGSLPDVIGEQLREEIVEEVPARALMAAYRLPHDGTRECDAADVALTILGGGESSLLHNRLVRRDQTAVAAGFGMLRLAGAPSLGWLDVKTSSGVEIPAIEAAVDEELARFAAEGPTAEEMERAQAQLEREWLDRLSTVAGRADELCRFAVLFGDPQLALTAVQRVLDVTAEEVQAVAAARLRPDNRAVLVYEPLAADGSDQHEESDDSDENEGAEQ from the coding sequence ATGGGTCACACGGCCACAGCCCAGGCCGGCTCCGGCGGCCTGACAGCGACCGAGCACCGGCTGGCCAACGGCCTGCGCGTGGTGCTCTCCGAGGACCACCTGACCCCGGTCGCCGCGGTCTGCCTCTGGTACGACGTCGGCTCGCGCCACGAAGTCAAGGGACGCACCGGCCTGGCTCACCTCTTCGAGCACCTGATGTTCCAGGGGTCGGCGAGCGTACCCGGCAACGGACACTTCGAACTGGTCCAGGGCGCCGGCGGTTCCCTCAACGGCACCACCAGCTTCGAGCGCACCAACTACTTCGAGACCATGCCGACGCACCAGCTGGAGCTCGCGCTCTGGCTGGAAGCGGACCGGATGGGGTCACTGCTGGCCGCCCTGGACGACGAGTCCATGGAGAACCAGCGCGACGTCGTCAAGAACGAGCGCCGCCAGCGCTACGACAACGTCCCCTACGGCACGGCCTTCGAGCGGCTCACCGCCCTGGCCTACCCCGAGGGCCACCCGTACCACCACACCCCGATCGGCTCCATGGCCGACCTGGACGCCGCCTCCCTGGAGGACGCGCGCGCCTTCTTCCGCACGTACTACGCGCCCAACAACGCGGTGCTGTCGGTCGTCGGGGACATCGACCCCGAGAAGACGCTCGCCTGGGTCGAGAAGTACTTCGGCAGCATCCCCGCGCACGACGGCAAGCAGCCGCCCCGCGACGGCTCGCTGCCCGACGTCATCGGGGAGCAGCTGCGCGAGGAGATCGTCGAGGAGGTCCCGGCGCGTGCGCTGATGGCCGCCTACCGGCTGCCGCACGACGGCACCCGCGAGTGCGACGCCGCCGACGTGGCGCTCACCATCCTGGGCGGCGGCGAGTCCTCGCTGCTGCACAACCGCCTGGTCCGCCGCGACCAGACGGCCGTAGCGGCCGGCTTCGGCATGCTGCGCCTGGCCGGGGCGCCCTCTCTGGGCTGGCTGGACGTCAAGACCTCCAGCGGGGTCGAGATCCCCGCCATCGAGGCGGCCGTGGACGAGGAGCTCGCGCGGTTCGCCGCCGAGGGCCCGACGGCCGAGGAGATGGAGCGCGCCCAGGCCCAGCTGGAGCGCGAGTGGCTGGACCGGCTGAGCACGGTGGCCGGGCGCGCCGACGAACTGTGCCGCTTCGCGGTGCTGTTCGGCGACCCGCAGCTGGCGCTGACCGCCGTCCAGCGCGTCCTCGACGTCACCGCCGAGGAGGTGCAGGCCGTGGCCGCGGCCAGGCTGCGCCCGGACAACCGCGCGGTGCTCGTCTACGAGCCGCTCGCGGCCGACGGGTCCGACCAGCACGAAGAGTCCGACGACTCCGACGAGAACGAGGGGGCGGAGCAGTGA
- a CDS encoding M16 family metallopeptidase, which produces MTFHPQPQAGEPQPWAFPAPERGQLSNGLTLLRCHRPGQQVVAVEVNLAAPLDAEPEGLDGVATIMARAFSEGTDKHSAEEFAAELERCGATLDAHADHPGLRVSLEVPASRLPKALGLLAEALRAPAFADAEVDRLVRNRLDEIPHELANPQRRAAKQLSKELFPATLRMSRPRQGTEETVARIDSAAVRAFYEAHVRPATATAVVVGDLTGIDLDAVLADTLGTWTGNTAAALPVPPVTADDTGRVVIVDRPGAVQTQLLIGRIGADRHDRVWAAQVLGTYCLGGTLTSRLDKVLREEKGYTYGVRAFGQVLRSTADGKGASMLAISGSVDTPNTGPALEDLWKVLRTLAEGGLTDAERDVAVQNLVGVAPLKFETAASVAGTLADQVEQELPDDYQAQLYAQLAATGTVEATTAVVQAFPADRLVTVLVGDAAVIEEPVRALGIGEVTVVSN; this is translated from the coding sequence ATGACCTTCCACCCGCAGCCGCAGGCCGGCGAGCCGCAGCCGTGGGCCTTCCCGGCCCCCGAGCGCGGACAGCTGTCCAACGGGCTGACCCTGCTGCGCTGCCACCGGCCGGGCCAGCAGGTCGTCGCGGTCGAGGTCAACCTCGCCGCCCCGCTCGACGCCGAGCCCGAGGGCCTGGACGGCGTGGCGACCATCATGGCGCGGGCGTTCTCCGAGGGCACCGACAAGCACTCCGCCGAGGAGTTCGCGGCCGAGCTGGAGCGCTGCGGCGCCACCCTGGACGCCCACGCCGACCACCCGGGCCTGCGGGTCTCGCTGGAGGTCCCGGCCTCCCGGCTGCCCAAGGCGCTGGGTCTGCTCGCCGAGGCGCTGCGCGCCCCGGCCTTCGCCGACGCCGAGGTCGACCGCCTGGTGCGCAACCGGCTCGACGAGATCCCGCACGAGCTGGCCAACCCGCAGCGCCGCGCCGCCAAGCAGCTCTCCAAGGAGCTCTTCCCGGCCACCCTGCGGATGTCCCGGCCGCGCCAGGGCACCGAGGAGACGGTCGCCCGGATCGACTCGGCCGCCGTACGCGCCTTCTACGAGGCCCACGTACGCCCCGCCACCGCCACCGCGGTGGTCGTCGGCGACCTGACCGGCATCGACCTGGACGCCGTGCTCGCGGACACCCTGGGCACCTGGACGGGCAACACCGCCGCGGCCCTGCCGGTCCCGCCGGTGACCGCGGACGACACCGGCCGCGTGGTCATCGTGGACCGGCCCGGCGCGGTCCAGACGCAGCTGCTGATCGGCCGGATCGGGGCGGACCGCCACGACCGGGTGTGGGCGGCCCAGGTGCTGGGCACGTACTGCCTGGGCGGCACCCTCACCTCACGCCTGGACAAGGTGCTGCGCGAGGAGAAGGGGTACACCTACGGCGTACGCGCCTTCGGCCAGGTGCTGCGCTCCACCGCGGACGGCAAGGGTGCCTCGATGCTCGCCATCAGCGGCTCGGTGGACACCCCGAACACCGGGCCGGCGCTGGAGGACCTCTGGAAGGTGCTGCGCACCCTCGCGGAGGGCGGTCTGACCGACGCCGAACGCGATGTGGCCGTGCAGAACCTGGTGGGCGTGGCCCCGCTGAAGTTCGAGACGGCGGCCTCGGTCGCGGGCACCCTCGCCGACCAGGTCGAGCAGGAGCTGCCGGACGACTACCAGGCGCAGTTGTACGCCCAGCTCGCCGCGACGGGGACGGTGGAGGCGACCACGGCGGTCGTCCAGGCCTTCCCCGCGGACCGGCTGGTCACCGTCCTGGTGGGCGACGCGGCGGTCATCGAGGAGCCCGTGCGGGCCCTCGGGATCGGAGAGGTGACGGTCGTCTCCAACTGA
- a CDS encoding bifunctional acetate--CoA ligase family protein/GNAT family N-acetyltransferase, whose protein sequence is MTIESDPSYPAHWEADVVLRDGGTARIRPITTEDAGRLVSFYEQVSDESKYYRFFAPYPRLSDRDVHRFTHHDYVDRVGLAATIGGEFIGTVRYDRIDADGRPASGPADEAEVAFLVQDAHQGRGVASALLEHIGAVARERGIRRFAAEVLPANTKMIKVFTDAGYQQKRSFEDGSVHLTLDLEPTAESLAVQRAREQRAEARSVQRLLAPGSVAVVGVSRSGAGVGAAALRNLRDSGFHGHLYAVNEAVTRDLLDGVRAYRAIGAIGAPVDLAVIAVPADRVPDAVAACGEHGVQGLVVLSAGYGESGPAGLARQRELVRQVRSYGMRLIGPNAYGVINTAPEVELNASLTPAPMPTRGRIGLFTQSGAIGIALLSALVRRGEGLSSFVSAGNRADVSGNDILQYWYDDEATDVALLYLETLGNPRKFTRLARRTAAVKPVVVAKGGRHSPAGHVVPDTRLSEATVSALLRQAGVIRVDTVTELVDVGLLLATQPLPAGPRIAILGNSESLGILTYDACLAQGLRPLPPLDLTTAAAPADFRTALTDALRSEDSDAVVVTAIPWVSEDAPADDLAGALRDAVAEYPGKPVAVVHVELGELVEALSAVRGPRPAPSRTTEPAPAPTPARLYTAAGDSIPSYPAAERAVKAVAEAVRYGQWRRATAEAGQVPEYEDIDEAGAADRLAGLLADVDAGAVLTLTDWDARELLARYGIRVLPTLPAPSADAAVRAAAVLGYPVALKTTAPHLRHRADLGGVRLDLTNEAELRRSYEELTDALGKPAELQPVVQAMVPRGVDTVVRSVIDPAAGAVLSFGLAGVASELLGDTAHRLVPATDRDAAGLIRSIRTAPLLFGWRGSDPVDTPALEELLLRLSRLVDDHPEVIGVSLEPVVVAAEGVSVLSATVRVAHPPARGDLGPRTLPSY, encoded by the coding sequence ATGACCATCGAGTCGGACCCCTCGTACCCGGCCCACTGGGAAGCCGACGTCGTCCTCCGCGACGGCGGCACCGCCCGGATCAGGCCCATCACCACCGAGGACGCGGGCCGGCTCGTCAGCTTCTACGAGCAGGTCTCGGACGAGTCGAAGTACTACCGGTTCTTCGCCCCCTACCCCCGGCTCTCCGACCGCGACGTCCACCGCTTCACGCACCACGACTACGTGGACCGGGTCGGCCTCGCCGCGACCATCGGCGGGGAGTTCATCGGCACCGTCCGCTACGACCGCATCGACGCCGACGGCCGGCCCGCCTCCGGGCCCGCCGACGAGGCCGAGGTCGCCTTCCTCGTCCAGGACGCCCACCAGGGCCGCGGGGTCGCCTCCGCCCTCCTCGAACACATCGGCGCGGTGGCCCGGGAGCGCGGCATCCGGCGGTTCGCCGCCGAGGTGCTGCCCGCGAACACCAAGATGATCAAAGTCTTCACGGACGCCGGCTACCAGCAGAAGCGCAGCTTCGAGGACGGCTCCGTCCATCTCACCCTCGACCTCGAACCCACCGCCGAGTCCCTCGCCGTGCAGCGCGCCCGCGAACAGCGCGCCGAGGCCCGCTCGGTGCAGCGGCTGCTGGCGCCCGGCTCGGTCGCCGTCGTCGGGGTCAGCCGCTCCGGCGCCGGTGTGGGGGCGGCCGCCCTGCGCAACCTGCGCGACAGCGGCTTCCACGGCCACCTCTACGCCGTCAACGAGGCCGTCACCCGCGACCTGCTCGACGGCGTGCGCGCGTACCGCGCCATCGGCGCCATCGGCGCCCCGGTCGACCTCGCCGTGATCGCGGTCCCGGCCGACCGCGTCCCCGACGCCGTGGCCGCCTGCGGCGAGCACGGGGTGCAGGGGCTCGTCGTCCTGTCCGCCGGATACGGGGAGAGCGGCCCGGCCGGACTCGCCCGCCAGCGTGAACTGGTGCGGCAGGTGCGCTCGTACGGGATGCGGCTGATCGGTCCGAACGCCTACGGGGTGATCAACACCGCGCCGGAGGTGGAGCTCAACGCCTCCCTGACCCCCGCCCCCATGCCCACGCGCGGCCGGATCGGCCTGTTCACCCAGTCCGGGGCGATCGGCATCGCCCTGCTCTCCGCGCTGGTCCGGCGCGGCGAGGGCCTCTCCTCCTTCGTCTCCGCGGGGAACCGCGCCGACGTGTCCGGCAACGACATCCTCCAGTACTGGTACGACGACGAGGCGACCGACGTCGCCCTGCTCTACCTCGAAACCCTCGGCAACCCCAGGAAGTTCACCCGCCTCGCCCGCCGGACGGCGGCCGTCAAACCGGTGGTCGTCGCCAAGGGCGGCCGGCACAGCCCGGCCGGACACGTCGTCCCCGACACCCGGCTGTCGGAGGCCACCGTCTCCGCCCTGCTGCGCCAGGCCGGAGTGATCCGCGTCGACACGGTCACCGAGCTGGTGGACGTCGGCCTCCTGCTGGCGACGCAGCCGCTGCCCGCCGGGCCCCGGATCGCGATCCTCGGCAACTCCGAATCCCTCGGGATCCTCACCTACGACGCCTGCCTCGCCCAGGGCCTGCGACCGCTGCCGCCGCTGGATCTGACGACGGCGGCCGCGCCCGCGGACTTCCGCACCGCCCTGACCGATGCGCTCCGCTCCGAGGACAGCGACGCGGTGGTGGTCACGGCTATCCCGTGGGTGAGCGAGGACGCTCCGGCGGACGACCTGGCCGGAGCCCTGCGCGACGCGGTGGCCGAGTACCCGGGCAAGCCCGTCGCCGTGGTGCACGTCGAGCTGGGCGAGCTGGTCGAGGCCCTGTCCGCCGTGCGCGGCCCGCGCCCGGCCCCCAGCCGGACCACCGAGCCCGCCCCCGCTCCGACGCCCGCGCGGCTGTACACCGCCGCGGGGGACAGCATCCCCAGCTACCCCGCCGCCGAGCGGGCGGTCAAGGCCGTCGCCGAAGCCGTCCGGTACGGGCAGTGGCGCCGGGCCACCGCCGAGGCCGGGCAGGTCCCCGAGTACGAGGACATCGACGAGGCCGGGGCCGCCGACCGGCTGGCCGGGCTGCTGGCCGACGTCGACGCCGGGGCCGTGCTGACCCTGACCGACTGGGACGCCCGCGAACTGCTCGCGCGGTACGGGATCCGCGTCCTGCCCACCCTGCCCGCGCCGAGCGCCGACGCCGCTGTCCGCGCCGCCGCCGTCCTGGGCTACCCGGTGGCGCTCAAGACCACCGCACCGCACCTGCGCCACCGCGCTGACCTGGGCGGCGTACGCCTCGACCTCACGAACGAGGCCGAGCTGAGGCGCTCGTACGAGGAGCTCACCGACGCGCTGGGCAAACCGGCCGAGCTCCAGCCGGTGGTGCAGGCGATGGTCCCGCGCGGGGTCGACACCGTCGTCCGCTCCGTCATCGACCCCGCGGCGGGCGCCGTCCTCTCCTTCGGGCTCGCCGGCGTCGCCTCCGAGCTGCTCGGCGACACCGCGCACCGGCTCGTCCCGGCCACCGACCGTGACGCCGCCGGACTGATCCGGTCCATCCGGACCGCGCCCCTGCTGTTCGGCTGGCGCGGCAGCGACCCCGTGGACACCCCCGCCCTGGAGGAGCTGCTCCTGCGGCTGTCCCGCCTCGTCGACGACCACCCGGAGGTGATCGGCGTCTCACTGGAGCCCGTCGTGGTGGCCGCCGAGGGAGTCTCCGTGCTCAGCGCCACCGTCCGCGTGGCCCACCCGCCGGCCCGCGGTGATCTCGGCCCGCGGACCCTCCCCAGTTACTGA
- a CDS encoding HPr family phosphocarrier protein, with protein MAERRVNVGWAEGLHARPASIFVRATTASGVPVTIAKSGGDPVNAASMLAVLGLGAQGGEEIVLASEAEGADAALDRLAKLVAEGLEELPETV; from the coding sequence ATGGCAGAGCGCCGCGTCAACGTCGGGTGGGCCGAGGGCCTGCACGCTCGTCCCGCCTCGATCTTCGTCCGTGCGACGACCGCCTCCGGCGTCCCGGTGACCATCGCGAAGTCCGGCGGCGACCCCGTCAACGCCGCCTCCATGCTGGCGGTTCTGGGCCTGGGCGCCCAGGGCGGCGAGGAGATCGTCCTCGCCTCCGAGGCCGAGGGCGCGGACGCCGCGCTCGACCGTCTCGCGAAGCTGGTCGCCGAGGGTCTCGAGGAGCTCCCCGAGACCGTCTGA
- a CDS encoding GntR family transcriptional regulator — MRIPAHAVCTAIRDDIVSGVFEPGGRLTEEVLARRYGVSRVPVREALRTLESEGFVTTRRHAGACVAEPTEQEAADLLELRMLLEPLAAARAARRRTDAHLKVLRGLVRLGQERARRGQGEDLRSLGGWFHETLAQSSGSPGLIALLTQLRHKIAWMYVVEAPVRPAESWAEHGAIVDGVARGDAERARALTALHTDRAVGAHRLRLRPAVSTSQPAVNMPSGRH, encoded by the coding sequence TTGCGTATTCCTGCGCACGCGGTATGCACAGCAATCCGCGACGACATCGTCTCCGGGGTGTTCGAGCCGGGCGGAAGGCTGACCGAGGAGGTGCTGGCCCGCCGGTACGGGGTCTCGCGCGTCCCGGTCCGCGAGGCCCTGCGGACCCTGGAGTCCGAGGGGTTCGTGACCACACGGCGCCACGCGGGGGCCTGCGTGGCCGAGCCGACCGAGCAGGAGGCCGCGGACCTGCTGGAGCTGCGGATGCTCCTGGAGCCGCTGGCTGCCGCGAGAGCCGCCCGGCGGCGCACCGACGCGCACCTCAAGGTGCTGCGCGGGCTGGTCAGGCTGGGTCAGGAGCGGGCCAGGCGGGGGCAGGGAGAGGACCTGCGGTCCCTGGGCGGCTGGTTCCACGAGACGCTCGCGCAGTCCTCCGGCAGCCCCGGCCTGATCGCGCTGCTCACGCAGCTGCGGCACAAGATCGCGTGGATGTACGTGGTGGAAGCGCCGGTCCGGCCCGCGGAGTCCTGGGCGGAGCACGGGGCGATCGTGGACGGGGTGGCGCGCGGCGACGCCGAGCGGGCGCGGGCGCTGACCGCGCTCCACACCGACCGGGCGGTGGGCGCGCACCGGCTGCGGCTCCGCCCGGCGGTGAGCACTTCGCAACCTGCCGTAAACATGCCGAGCGGCCGGCATTAA
- a CDS encoding M23 family metallopeptidase translates to MAFGSRPAGSGKHRGSSRLSKKTAGYAGIAAIATTGVVGSLAAPAFAADNHSSTIGQDNGLGAVVVAEDLAGDIADQAESQHRVAEQDAAKAQAEADAKQRAAEAKRVAEAKAKVEREAAERAAREEERKRLNTFVAPVDGSYVSTQYHAGGGMWSSGSHTGIDFHAASGTSVHAVGLGTVVEAGWGGAYGNNVVIKHNDGTYTQYGHMTSLNVSVGQQVTPGQQIGLSGSTGNSSGPHLHFEARTGSQYGSDIDPIAYLRSHGVSV, encoded by the coding sequence ATGGCGTTTGGCAGTCGTCCCGCTGGTTCCGGTAAGCACCGTGGTTCCAGCCGCCTGAGCAAGAAGACCGCCGGTTACGCCGGTATCGCCGCGATCGCCACCACGGGCGTCGTCGGCTCCCTCGCCGCCCCGGCCTTCGCCGCGGACAACCACAGCAGCACCATCGGCCAGGACAACGGCCTGGGCGCCGTGGTCGTCGCCGAGGACCTCGCGGGTGACATCGCCGACCAGGCCGAGTCCCAGCACCGCGTCGCCGAGCAGGACGCCGCCAAGGCGCAGGCCGAGGCCGACGCGAAGCAGCGGGCCGCCGAGGCCAAGCGCGTCGCCGAGGCCAAGGCGAAGGTCGAGCGCGAGGCCGCCGAGCGCGCCGCCCGCGAGGAGGAGCGCAAGCGCCTCAACACCTTCGTCGCCCCGGTGGACGGCTCGTACGTCAGCACGCAGTACCACGCGGGCGGCGGCATGTGGTCCTCCGGCAGCCACACGGGCATCGACTTCCACGCCGCCTCCGGCACGTCGGTCCACGCGGTGGGTCTCGGCACCGTCGTCGAGGCCGGCTGGGGCGGGGCGTACGGCAACAACGTCGTCATCAAGCACAACGACGGTACGTACACCCAGTACGGGCACATGACCTCGCTGAACGTCTCCGTCGGCCAGCAGGTCACCCCCGGCCAGCAGATCGGCCTGTCGGGCTCCACCGGCAACTCCAGCGGCCCGCACCTCCACTTCGAGGCCCGCACGGGCTCGCAGTACGGTTCGGACATCGACCCGATCGCGTACCTGCGCTCGCACGGCGTCAGCGTCTGA
- a CDS encoding DNA gyrase/topoisomerase IV subunit A has product MARRSTKTPPPEDFEEKILDIDVVDEMQGSFLEYAYSVIYSRALPDARDGMKPVHRRIVYQMNEMGLRPDRGYVKCARVVGEVMGKLHPHGDASIYDALVRMAQPFSMRLPLVDGHGNFGSLGNDDPPAAMRYTECKMADATSLMTESIDEDTVDFTANYDGQEREPVALPAAYPNLLVNGASGIAVGMATNMPPHNLGEVIAAARHLIRHPQADLEALMRFVPGPDLPTGGRIVGLSGIKDAYENGRGTFKIRATVAVEDVTARRKGLVVTELPFTVGPEKVIAKIKDLVGSKKLQGIADVKDLTDRSHGLRLVIEIKNGFHPEAVLEQLYKLTPMEESFGINNVALVDGQPLTLGLKELLEVYLDHRFEVVRRRSEFRRTKRRDRLHLVEGLLVALLDIDEVIRLIRDSDNSAQAKTRLMERFSLSEIQTQYILDTPLRRLTRFDRIELESERDRLTGEIDELTGILESDIELRKLVSAELAAVAKKFGTERRTVLLESAGTAVAAVPLEVADDPCRVLLSSTGLLARTANGEALPEEEGGARAKHDLIVSQVAATARADVGAVTSYGRLLRLSVIDLPQLPDTHAAPNLAGGAPVSEFLSGLEADEKVICLTSLDESSQGLALGTEQGVVKRVVPDYPANKDELEVITLKEGDRIVGAVELRTGEEDLVFITDDAQLLRYPAGQVRPQGRPAGGMAGIKLTGNAKVIHFSAVDPARDAVVFTVAGSQGTLEGSVLSGKLTPFDQYPRKGRATGGVRCQRFLKGEDVLVLAWAGGSPVRAAAANGTPAELPAVDPRRDGSGAALPSAVAALAGAAL; this is encoded by the coding sequence ATGGCCCGCCGCAGCACGAAGACCCCGCCGCCGGAGGATTTCGAGGAGAAGATCCTCGACATCGACGTCGTCGACGAAATGCAGGGCTCCTTCCTCGAGTACGCGTACTCGGTGATCTACTCCCGTGCCCTGCCCGACGCCCGGGACGGCATGAAGCCGGTGCACCGGCGCATCGTGTACCAGATGAACGAGATGGGCCTGCGCCCCGACCGCGGCTACGTGAAGTGCGCCCGTGTCGTCGGCGAGGTCATGGGCAAGCTGCACCCGCACGGTGACGCGTCGATCTACGACGCCCTCGTGCGCATGGCCCAGCCCTTCTCGATGCGGCTGCCGCTGGTCGACGGCCACGGCAACTTCGGCTCGCTCGGCAACGACGACCCGCCGGCCGCGATGCGTTACACCGAGTGCAAGATGGCCGACGCCACCTCGCTGATGACGGAGTCGATCGACGAGGACACGGTCGACTTCACCGCGAACTACGACGGCCAGGAGCGGGAACCGGTGGCCCTGCCCGCCGCGTACCCGAACCTGCTGGTCAACGGCGCGTCCGGGATCGCGGTCGGCATGGCGACCAACATGCCGCCGCACAACCTCGGCGAGGTCATCGCGGCCGCCCGCCACCTCATCCGGCACCCGCAGGCGGACCTGGAGGCGCTGATGCGCTTCGTGCCGGGTCCCGACCTGCCCACGGGCGGCCGGATCGTCGGACTCTCGGGCATCAAGGACGCCTACGAGAACGGCCGCGGCACGTTCAAGATCCGCGCGACGGTGGCCGTGGAGGACGTGACGGCGCGCCGCAAGGGCCTGGTCGTCACCGAACTGCCCTTCACGGTCGGCCCCGAGAAGGTGATCGCGAAGATCAAGGACCTGGTCGGCTCGAAGAAGCTCCAGGGCATCGCCGACGTGAAGGACCTCACCGACCGCTCGCACGGCCTGCGCCTGGTCATCGAGATCAAGAACGGCTTCCACCCGGAGGCCGTCCTGGAGCAGCTCTACAAGCTGACGCCGATGGAGGAGTCCTTCGGCATCAACAACGTGGCCCTGGTGGACGGGCAGCCGCTGACGCTGGGCCTCAAGGAGCTGCTCGAGGTCTATCTCGACCACCGCTTCGAGGTCGTGCGGCGGCGCAGCGAGTTCCGCCGCACCAAGCGCCGCGACCGGCTGCACCTGGTCGAGGGCCTACTGGTGGCGCTCCTCGACATCGACGAGGTCATCCGGCTCATCCGGGACAGCGACAACTCCGCGCAGGCCAAGACCCGGCTGATGGAGCGGTTCTCGCTGAGCGAGATCCAGACCCAGTACATCCTGGACACCCCGCTGCGCCGCCTCACCCGGTTCGACCGGATCGAGCTCGAGTCCGAGCGCGACCGGCTGACCGGCGAGATCGACGAGCTGACCGGGATCCTGGAGTCGGACATCGAGCTGCGCAAGCTGGTCTCCGCGGAACTGGCGGCGGTCGCGAAGAAGTTCGGCACCGAGCGCCGTACGGTGCTGCTGGAGTCCGCGGGCACCGCGGTCGCGGCGGTTCCGCTGGAGGTCGCGGACGACCCCTGCCGGGTGCTGCTGTCCTCGACGGGCCTGCTGGCCCGTACGGCGAACGGCGAGGCGCTGCCGGAGGAGGAGGGCGGCGCCCGCGCGAAGCACGACCTGATCGTCTCGCAGGTCGCGGCGACCGCCCGGGCCGATGTCGGCGCGGTCACCTCGTACGGGCGGCTGCTGCGGCTGTCGGTGATCGATCTGCCCCAGCTGCCGGACACGCACGCCGCGCCGAACCTGGCCGGCGGCGCCCCGGTCTCGGAGTTCCTCTCCGGGCTGGAGGCGGACGAGAAGGTGATCTGCCTGACCTCGCTGGACGAGTCCTCGCAGGGCCTCGCGCTGGGCACCGAGCAGGGCGTGGTCAAGCGCGTCGTGCCGGACTACCCGGCGAACAAGGACGAGCTGGAGGTCATCACCCTCAAGGAGGGCGACCGGATCGTCGGCGCGGTCGAGCTGCGCACGGGTGAGGAGGACCTGGTCTTCATCACCGACGACGCCCAGCTGCTGCGCTACCCGGCGGGCCAGGTCCGTCCGCAGGGCCGCCCCGCGGGCGGTATGGCGGGCATCAAGCTCACCGGCAACGCGAAGGTGATCCACTTCTCGGCCGTGGACCCGGCGCGGGACGCCGTGGTCTTCACGGTGGCGGGCTCGCAGGGCACGCTGGAGGGCTCGGTGCTGTCCGGGAAGCTGACCCCCTTCGACCAGTACCCGCGCAAGGGCCGGGCCACGGGTGGCGTGCGCTGCCAGCGGTTCCTGAAGGGCGAGGACGTACTGGTCCTGGCCTGGGCGGGCGGTTCCCCCGTCCGCGCGGCGGCGGCGAACGGCACTCCGGCCGAGCTGCCGGCCGTCGACCCGCGCCGGGACGGCTCGGGGGCGGCACTGCCGTCGGCGGTCGCAGCGCTGGCGGGAGCCGCGCTGTAG